In the Nicotiana tabacum cultivar K326 chromosome 16, ASM71507v2, whole genome shotgun sequence genome, one interval contains:
- the LOC107807273 gene encoding putative disease resistance protein RXW24L isoform X1 — protein sequence MADAVVNFLAENLLQLLTDNVKMIGGAKGELENLLKEVQHLKGFLDDAAKLPSDSEQWKVFVEEIQKTVHRAEDTIDKFVVQAKLHQEKNKAGRFFDVSHLATLRNLAAEINGILEQVKKLRENNQQAFQPTKSIP from the exons atggcaGATGCAGTGGTGAATTTTCTGGCGGAGAACCTATTGCAGCTATTAACTGATAATGTAAAGATGATTGGAGGTGCAAAGGGAGAGTTAGAGAATCTGCTGAAAGAAGTTCAACACCTAAAAGGCTTCTTAGACGATGCTGCAAAATTACCAAGTGACAGCGAGCAGTGGAAAGTGTTTGTGGAGGAGATTCAGAAAACGGTACATAGAGCTGAGGATACCATTGATAAGTTCGTGGTTCAGGCGAAGCTGCACCAAGAGAAAAATAAAGCGGGAAGATTCTTCGATGTGAGCCATCTCGCTACACTTAGAAATCTTGCAGCTGAGATCAACGGCATCCTTGAGCAAGTCAAGAAACTTcgcgaaaacaatcaacaagcTTTTCAGCCCACTAAATCGATACCG tga